From one Calypte anna isolate BGI_N300 chromosome 11, bCalAnn1_v1.p, whole genome shotgun sequence genomic stretch:
- the PABPN1L gene encoding embryonic polyadenylate-binding protein 2 produces the protein MAGDRDRASPLFLDTSGIWWQDRPSLAAVEASWDMAKVAALQKTVAGSSELRHLEGDSELELTVPDPELEAITARVREMEKEYERLKELQLEAESHLIMSSEPGLFLKTTEEKMEVDQRSIYVGNVDYGGTAEELESHFNTCGQINRVTILCDKFSGHPKGYAYIEFEEKSSVKAAVELDESVFRGRVIKVLPKRTNMPGISTTDRGGYRGRFQTRGGLGQRGGYYGGQHLRLRGRAYRGRARLLPWYFPY, from the exons ATGGccggggacagggacagagccAG TCCTCTCTTCCTGGACACTTCAGGGATCTGGTGGCAGGACCGGCCCTCCCTGGCAGCAGTGGAGGCGTCCTGGGACATGGCAAaggtggcagctctgcagaagacTGTGGCTGGCAGCTCAGAGCTGAGGCATCTGGAGGGAGACAGTGAGTTGGAGCTGACTGTGCCAGACCCA gagctggaggccaTCACAGCCAGGGtgagagagatggagaaggagtatgagaggctgaaggagctgcagctggaagctgagAGCCACCTCATTATGAGCTCAGAGCCAG GTCTCTTCCTAAAGACAACTGAGGAGAAGATGGAGGTTGACCAGAGGTCCATCTACGTGGGCAAT GTGGATTACGGGGgcacagcagaggagctggagtcTCACTTCAACACCTGTGGGCAGATCAACCGGGTGACCATCCTCTGTGACAAGTTCTCGGGGCACCCCAAAGg ctATGCCTACATCGAGTTTGAAGAGAAGAGCTCAGTGAAGGCTGCGGTGGAGCTGGATGAGAGCGTGTTCAGGGGCAGGGTCATCAAG GTGCTGCCCAAGAGAACCAACATGCCAGGCATCAGCACCACCGACCGTGGGGGCTACCGGGGCCGCTTCCAGACCCGGGGGGGGCTGGGCCAGCGGGGGGGCTACTATGGTGGCCAACACCTGAGGCTGCGAGGGAGGGCGTACag GGGCCGGGCGAGGTTGCTGCCGTGGTATTTTCCATACTAG